The following is a genomic window from Crossiella equi.
GGGTCCTGCTCCAGGAGGCCAGGACCGCGCTCGCCGCGGTCGAGGCCGCCGCCCGCCGCACCCGTCGGGCCGGGGACCCGCGTCAGCCGCTGGTACTGGTGACGAAGGCCGGTGCCTCCCACGAGCTGCTGCGCAGGCTCCTGGACGCGGTGGCGCGCGAGCCCGGCGCACCCCCGGTCGAGGTGCTGCTGTGCGAGGTCGGCGAGCAGGCGGGCCTGGTGCGCGGCGGGCGGGCGGACGTGGCGCTCATGCACCGGCCCTTCGACGACCTCGTCGGGTTCGACACCGAGGAGCTGTGCGTCGAGGGCCAGGTCGCGGTCGTGCCCGCCGCGCACCCGCTGGCCGCGCGCGAGCGGCTCACGCTGGCCGAGGTCAGCGATGTACCGGACCTGCCGATCGCCCGCTGGCCCCGCCTGGACGGCACCTACCCGCCCGGCCCCGGCCCGGAGGTGCGCACCCAGTCCCAGCTGGCGCAGCTCGTCGCGCTCGGCCGGGCGCTGCTGGTCATCCCGGCCTCCAGCCGGGCCTGGCAGTGGCCCGAGCACGTCTCGGTGCCGGTGGTGGACGCCCCGGAGGTCACCACGGTGCTGGCCTGGCCGGCGGAGAGCCGGTCCCCGGCCATCGCCTCGCTCGTGCGTGCGGCGTCCGGGCTGCGCCAGGACTAGCCGGAATCGTATAGTCGAATCCGACTAACCGACTCCGGATGGTGGACGTGGCGAAGCGGAAGATCTCCAACACCCTGGCCCTGGCCTTGCTGGGCCTGCTCCAGGAACGGCCCATGCACCCCTACGAGATGGCCACCACGCTGCGGGAACGGAACAAGG
Proteins encoded in this region:
- a CDS encoding LysR family transcriptional regulator, with protein sequence MDDLETRELRYFVAVAEELHFGRAATRLGIAQPPLSRAIGQLERRLGVQLLERDRRGTALTDAGRVLLQEARTALAAVEAAARRTRRAGDPRQPLVLVTKAGASHELLRRLLDAVAREPGAPPVEVLLCEVGEQAGLVRGGRADVALMHRPFDDLVGFDTEELCVEGQVAVVPAAHPLAARERLTLAEVSDVPDLPIARWPRLDGTYPPGPGPEVRTQSQLAQLVALGRALLVIPASSRAWQWPEHVSVPVVDAPEVTTVLAWPAESRSPAIASLVRAASGLRQD